The following coding sequences are from one Dama dama isolate Ldn47 chromosome 8, ASM3311817v1, whole genome shotgun sequence window:
- the PPP1R8 gene encoding nuclear inhibitor of protein phosphatase 1 isoform X2 produces MVQTAVVPVKKKRVEGPGSLGLEESGSRRMQNFAFSGGLYGGLPPTHSEAGSQPHGIHGTALIGGLPMPYPNLAPDVDLTPVVPSAVNMNPAPNPAVYNPEAVNEPKKKKYAKEAWPGKKPTPSLLI; encoded by the exons ATGGTGCAGACTGCAGTGGTCCCAGTCAAG AAGAAGCGGGTGGAGGGCCCTGGCTCCCTGGGCCTGGAGGAGTCAGGAAGCAGGCGCATGCAGAACTTTGCCTTCAGTGGAGGACTCTACGGGGGCCTGCCCCCCACACACAGTGAAGCTGGCTCCCAGCCACACGGCATCCATGGGACAGCACTCATTGGTGGCTTGCCCATGCCATATCCGAACCTCGCTCCTGATGTGGACTTGACTCCTGTTGTGCCGTCAGCAGTGAACATGAACCCTGCACCAAACCCTGCTGTCTATAACCCCGAAGCTGTCAACgaacccaagaagaagaaatacgcAAAAGAGGCGTGGCCGGGCAAGAAGCCCACACCTTCCTTACTGATTTGA